From Caballeronia insecticola, a single genomic window includes:
- the apbC gene encoding iron-sulfur cluster carrier protein ApbC, with protein sequence MQQTFHGVSMNLDRSKIDTALATLTDPNTNRKLVDTKSIRTVSVDGANVSVSIVLGYPAKSQFDAIRAMVTDALRQVPGVANVTVDVSSQVVAHAVQRGVKLLPNVKNIIAVASGKGGVGKSTTAANLALALAAEGASVGMLDADIYGPSLPMMLGIAGRPESPDNQTMNPLEGHGIQANSIGFLIEQDNPMVWRGPMVTSALEQLLRQTNWRDLDYLVVDMPPGTGDIQLTLAQKVPVTGAVIVTTPQDIALLDAKKGLKMFEKVGIPILGIVENMSTHICSNCGHEEHIFGAGGGERMAKEYGVEILGQLPLDISIRERTDAGQPTVVSEPASRIAEIYRAIARRVAISIAERQRDMTSKFPSIVVQNT encoded by the coding sequence ATGCAACAAACGTTCCACGGAGTTTCGATGAATCTCGACCGCTCGAAGATCGACACCGCACTCGCCACACTGACCGATCCCAACACCAACCGCAAGCTGGTCGATACGAAGAGCATCCGCACGGTCTCCGTCGATGGCGCGAACGTCTCGGTGAGCATCGTGCTCGGCTATCCGGCGAAATCGCAGTTCGATGCGATCCGCGCAATGGTGACCGACGCGCTGCGCCAGGTGCCCGGCGTCGCGAACGTGACGGTGGACGTTTCGTCGCAGGTCGTGGCGCACGCGGTGCAGCGCGGCGTCAAGCTGCTGCCGAACGTCAAGAACATCATTGCGGTGGCATCGGGCAAGGGCGGCGTCGGCAAGAGCACGACGGCGGCGAATCTGGCGCTGGCGCTGGCGGCCGAGGGCGCGTCGGTCGGCATGCTCGACGCCGACATCTACGGCCCCTCGCTGCCGATGATGCTCGGCATCGCCGGGCGCCCGGAGTCGCCGGACAATCAGACGATGAACCCGCTCGAAGGCCACGGCATCCAGGCGAACTCGATCGGCTTTCTGATCGAGCAGGACAATCCGATGGTCTGGCGCGGCCCGATGGTCACGTCCGCGCTCGAGCAGCTGCTGCGGCAGACCAATTGGCGCGATCTGGATTACCTCGTCGTCGACATGCCGCCGGGCACGGGCGACATCCAGCTCACGCTCGCGCAGAAGGTGCCGGTGACGGGCGCAGTGATCGTCACGACGCCGCAGGACATCGCGCTGCTCGACGCGAAGAAGGGCCTCAAGATGTTCGAGAAGGTCGGCATTCCGATTCTCGGCATTGTCGAGAACATGAGCACGCACATTTGCTCGAACTGCGGCCACGAGGAGCACATTTTCGGCGCGGGCGGCGGCGAGCGCATGGCGAAGGAATACGGCGTGGAGATTCTCGGCCAGTTGCCGCTCGATATCTCCATCCGCGAGCGTACCGACGCGGGCCAGCCGACGGTCGTGTCGGAGCCTGCGAGCCGCATCGCGGAAATCTATCGCGCGATCGCACGTCGTGTGGCGATCTCGATTGCCGAGCGTCAGCGCGACATGACGTCGAAGTTTCCGAGCATCGTCGTGCAGAACACCTGA